A region of the Larimichthys crocea isolate SSNF chromosome XVIII, L_crocea_2.0, whole genome shotgun sequence genome:
CTCAGCTTTCAACACTTGCTTCAAGTGTCTTCAAGTTTCGCCAGTTACTCTTGCCACAATTTTCATCTGTGAGCAGCTGTGCCCTTGGACTGCCTGAATGTGGGGAAACAGCTGTGAGGATTCACAATACCTTAACTAATTCCACATTTTGCCCTGAGAAAAGCCAGCCATGTGAGATCATGGTTTAAGGTGTGTCCAATTAACGGGGGCCAGCTCCGAGCAACGCGCTGTTAGATTGAATAAATTAATATGTCTCCTGAAGATTTATAAATCGAGCCCTACAGTGAAACAATTGTAAGAATGTGTTGAGACTACCTTATGTTAAATAGAGCACCATCTGTCTCATGTGTGGGTCAGTGTTTGGATAACAGATGTAGCGTAACTTTGAGGGGGGACGGAGGGAGGTCACATGAAATCTTCACATATGACTGCATCTGAAAAAGTGAGAAACGGCGGTTTATTGGTTCCAAATATAAGAAGCCACAAATAAGACAGAGAACATGTGCCTCACCCCACACCCCAGCAGCTTATGGAAGAGTGCGGTTTACTTTTCCAAATAAGAGTCAAACCACAGAGAGATTTAGGTAGTCTGTTGCACTCCATTGCCAGGGAGTGTGGCTATGCTCCCAGATTACACAACGcttatgaaatatgaatacaaGTCACACCAAGAGGGTGTTTCTTTTTAGCAGACTGTATAAGATGTGcctaaatgttatttttacaaaaaaggGATATTACAGTATGCAGGGCAGGGCTGGAAACTTTGCATAGCTTTCATGGAATACTGGATTGGAAACTATCATATGTTCAAATTCTCCATCTCACCTCTAATTTAAATCCCAAAAACTCGGCAGATCTCCTCTGGATGCCAAAGGAGTGAGtagtgactgtaaaaaaaaagaaagaaagaaagaaaggctcTGGAAACTCACTCCCCCCTTTTTTAATGATTCCAACCACTGGAATACAAGCAGCTGACATCATCTCAAAGTCCCTGAACCAAAACTGATGGGAAATTCCATCATGTCATATACTCTCAGCcctttttattgtaattttcTTTGACTCTTGGACATGACGAATGAGTATTTTATAGAATATCAATTTCAAGCCCGGTGAACGCATGATTtccacaagaagaaaaaaaaaacgagcatCAGGCTCATCACGGAGGCAGAGGACACGGAGTGTTTTGCCTGCAAAATACTTCCCATGACCTCTAACATATGGTCAAGGCAATTTCTCAGTAAAACtcagagagagcaggaaatgaGGAGAGTTCAAAGGTTGAAACGTCTGCAACAACTGCGACTTCGCCGAGATGCACTGAGTGAAAGGAATGTTATCTGAAAGTTGAtgcaatattttacaaaaaaaaaaaaaaggtggcaTTAGAAACAGCTGGAGCAGAAGACAGCTGCTCACAACTGTTGTTGTCAGCACCACTCATAGGTGGAGGAACTTGATTTTGCAAGCTTTAAAATGCACAATGCACAAAACTTTTTTCATACTTCatctatttttataatttcttcTCCTAAACAATAATGTTATTGTACATTCTGACAAATATTTCTGCTACAGGACAAACTTAGTCCTACAGGATTTCattgacaaataaaacacacatgatATGACAGCTGGTAATCCAAATGACAGTTCTCCTACATACCTCAGACCAGAGCTCCGTGCATGTGGCTGGGATCCATGATCATCCATGACTAAACTCATTGGTTTAACAAAATCCCTCGGActggtcaaacacacacaaaaagcacaattcatttttttatatatacacacagttttTACATGCTAAATGTTGTAAAAAGCTGGTCTAAACCTGCTGCTTTCAAGTGATGCAAACGGGCAAATGCTGAAATATGGGCGAATCCCACATGAGGTCATCAGCTTTTCAGTCATATGAAccgttttttttcctttaaaaaaaaaaaaaaagataactggAAATACAGCGATTAAAAGGTGTCTTACCATGAATGTGGTTGGTTTTCGACGCAGATGTCAGCTTCCATCAGTCTTCAGATAGGTAACGTTAGTTGCAGACtgctacaaacacattttgtttggaTAGATTATCCATAATTTCGCTGTGGAGTTCCACGTTTTGCGCCTTTTACGCAAACCATCCCAGTGtggttacaaaaaaaataaaaaagatatgtCTCCTCTTTTTAAAACTACACAGTCAGAGATTCATTTTGCACACCCCACGACACCGTGGACAACTCTGCCAACTTTTCTCTCTGTACATCCAAGACACTGCATCGCAACACAGAGCCGTAAAAGCGGGGCGTCTCTCTGATCCAGTTTACCTACCCTCCAGGATCCTGATGAGGCGTCATCATGTCCAAGTTCACATCTTGGGCGAGAACAAACAACCCAATACAACCACGCcttgaaaaaacaacacactaaATCCACTGGTTTAGTTAGAAATAAGCTGTATGGAAAACATcagctttgttgttttgcaCTTCCTTTTAATAAATGCTTTATTTGTCTATAGTGACATCGTGTGGCTGGATATGGAAACGAGCAGTTCCCCCCTTCTGTGTGATACAAATAATCCATctcattataaaacattaaaatgctgctatGACAGCAATCTTTTAACAACCTGTCTGCAGCAGTTTGCTCCCACAAGAACACGAGTTTAGCACTGATATTTAGCAATAAGGTGTGGTTCGCAGTCATTGTTCATCTCAAAGGTGTCGTTGACAGTCAagttcttccacaccaaacAGCACGTTATTTTCTAGAACATCACTACATGGTGAAACATTAAGATTTCCCTTAATTGGAAACGAGACTATATCCCAAACCATGGTGGTATTTCATACAGGTGGTACAGTGCCAGAGACATTGGCGTCTGCACAGTAGAACATCTCCACACCGTGTGAACAGTCTTGAGGGTAGAGGCCACTCATGATCAAACCGGTGATCATGACAAAGAGTCCAATCAGTATCAGGATTGAGGGTATCAAGTTTTCACCCTGGAACCAGCGGCCGGTGGAGAGTTTGAGGAAGCAAGCAGATGGAATGATGAAGATCAGAGGTATGGCACACAGTATGCCCTGGATGGTAGAAGAGAAACACTCATAAACACTCATAATAACTGCAGTGAAATGTAGATAGGTGCAGACTGGCTGAGTTCATTTGACTTACATTCAGCTCCAGAACAACTCCCAGACAGTCAAAGGCTAAAGACACCGACGTGCAAACTGAAACTATGAGCAACGTTATGGCCACATGTTCAGCCTTGGAAAGATCCCTACTGCAGATCACATTGGACACCACCTGAGAAGATATGAAAATGACGAAATGAAGCCATGAATTGAAAATACTACTCACACATTTGAATGTATGCATTTTTcgcaaacagaaaaacaattctTAATAGCATTGCATTTGCAAGTTGACATTGTTGCACCACTGAGCAGCTCTGCAGGAGCAGTCAGGTCTAAAGTACCAAGCTTTCTTCTTATTCATTTCAAAGCCTCAGAGACTCAGACCCTCCAAATACCACTTTCCCTCACATATGTAAACGTTTAACTGTTAAATTCTTAGGTTGGCGAACGAGAAAACTATCACTTACCTCTCGTGTAACGAAACACTCCAGTGGAAATGTGGTTATTATGCTGAGGCCAAAACAGAAGCGACCGAATGTTGCCAGGTTATCATTTTTGCAGTAGTTCTCAAATATGTCTCCTAGAAAGTGGAAATCAGAGATCATAATAACAcatttgtgatatttaaaagaacattCGAGACATGTGGTTCAATATCTCACATACTGATACCTTGTGTGTAGCCAGTGAAGGTGGTGTAGCCACCGACAGCAAACGCGGCACTGATTATTAGTGCGGAGGCTACAGACACGTGGGTGACTCGAGACCAGTTAGCCAGTGTGGGCTGCTCCAGGGAACCATAGATAAGAAAGCTGTTGTGATGGCAAATAAATGCtaaagagacacacaggagCAGAACATCAGACACAAGTAGATTGAGGGTTTGCACACACTTAAATATATGTCTCATTTGTACTTTTCCTGCTACCTTGTATGAACTGAGAGGGCCTCTGTCCTCACTGCAGAGTGGATTTGATGGTAAATTGAGCATATCAATCCCCTTTAAGTCTGCAAAACCGCATCTAAATAGCCTCATTTGGAGCAGTAGTAGCTATTATCATCAAGGTACCTGATTCAAGACCGTAATTTCCaccaaaatgtgtgtaaaagtggACCCAGTCCTCTATTCGTTGGGTGCACTAATGGGCACTGAGTCTCACTCTGAAGGCGATGACAGCAGACATTCATTACCAAAGGTTTAGTAACATTTTAGACGGCGTGCTAACTCAATTGATAGCCTCAGTCTTCATATATCTAAACTGGGTGGCGTGTCTTGTGCTGAACAGGCAACACGGTGCATTAAAGCTGAGGGCTTCTACTCTCTGAAGGGATCAATTTaatgacattaaattaaagctgcattaatcgATTTCTGGCCACTAAGGGGCAGAGAAACTCCAAATCaagctgacagacacacagccttGAGATTTCCTCACTTAAATTAAGTTGTTATGGAAAACTTAAAAGATCTATCAGACATTAGGCAACATTATCATCCTGTtagaatcatgtttttttagcaTCCTGGCCCAACAGTGACGggtcttttagctctgttttggtcgtTACCAAGTCCTGAGAAAAGTTTAGCTGTTTGTGATGGGCATGTAGCACACAGCACTCCATACACTCCTGCCCGgtgcctcaggtcagctgatcagttGCTCCTGGAGTTACCAAGGGCTAAACGGAAGCTCAGAGGGGATAGGGCCTTTCCTGTTGCTGGTCCTAAATTGTGGAATGACCTCCTTTTATGCATTAGACAAgccccttcactgtccatttttaaaaaacgtcttaagacccatttttattccttggcttttaacccagcatgagactctgtttctgtttttgctttaatattattttaacattgttttatcgtttattattgtttttatattgttctttgttttatatgtcttatatttcatgttctattttatgtacagcactttgtgtcagctgcggctgtttttaaagggctttataaataaagttcagttGATTTGAGCAGTGACTTTTGACAGGAATGAAAcccatgaaaccaaaacaatgagctaaataCTCCCTTCACCATCCATCAGTATCAGTGTACGAAGCACTGGTCTCTCTCAGGTGTATGGCGATGCATTCGATACCCCTTTTATCCTGGTGTCCAGGGTTTGTGGATAGTCTGTCTTCATTTACGcagattactttttaaaatgtgtttggcGGCTGTCTTGTATTTTTGTCTGCACTATATACTTTTTGTCCACCTAACAACACACTGCTAAACACATtccatcatcagcatcaacatCATGCAGACAAACTCACCAAAAGACATTATACCAACTGCCTGAATTGCATTCCACTTTGCAAATGCCCATGAGTTCTCCGTAGGGAGGCTGGAGAATGATATTCATATTCAGTCATCAAGGAACACATTCTAGTGGgtattcattaaaataaagaaccccaacaaaaacaaatcaaaatcactgTGGATAAGCAAATTGCAGAgtattcattcatacatttggGGTCCAAGGGTAGCTGCTCTGATGATTACAATGATGAGGATGGTAAATGTCAGCACCATTGACAGGAAGGACACCTGGTAACACATATAGATGTTTTACAGGTAGCTTTAAAATCACTAAATGTCACATCACACCTGCGTAATAATCAGACTCACCTTCCCGAGTTTCTCTATGTTTCGATAAAGCGAGAGCGGCAGCGTGAAAGCGAGGGTAGAGAGCAAGATCACAAAGTGACGCTCTGCGAGTATGTGATCTGGACCGACtgcaaacacaagacaacacatgacacgtcatttaaatatattctaCATACACCGTGTATGTTTCAATGTGCAGATTTTTCAAACTATATAAATACCTCCTGGTATTCTCTGAAATACTTTAGTCAGTGTGTCACCAGTTGTGATGTTGTAGCTGATCatagctgagaaaaaaaaacagaggcgaagcattatttttattattgacattaatctgcagacaaaataaaacatgctaaTATAATACTGGATATCACACATAAAATGCTACATACTGTGATATacatattcaacattttatatTGAACTTGCATAGATTAAACGACTCACCAATGAAAGGATAAAGGAACTGCAGTCCAGATAAAACCAGAAATCCAGGGAAACCGAACGTGCTTTGAACCAGTGACTGATAACTGTGTGTCCCTGACAGGTTGCTTCCTTTAATCAGTAAGATTATTGAGTAGTCTGCcatgaaaatgcaaatgttatattattagtTTCTTCCTTCGATTAGTTCATGTCTCCATTTTTATAACGACACTTTCAACACACAGTACCCACCTGTGATGAACGCAACAACTACCAAAAGCAGAAGGCCAAAGGGGAGGCCTGCCTGATTCAGTGCATATGGTAAACCTGGTCAAAGATATATGTAAACATAGTGATTATACATAACTGCAGCTAAAGACTTTCCTATGGGAAGAAAGCAGTTAGCTCAAGTTCATGAATTTCACAATAAGAGCTACTTATTAGTACATGAAACAATCAAgtatatttttatgtcttgCATGGGACAAAATAAGTCATGGGCATGTGTAGTTGGCACTGCACAGACGAATCGTTTTTAATTgaatctgttctgttttgtgttgtttgtgaatACTGCATTATGACTCAGGCAATTTGTAAGGATGAAAGGGTTAAGGGGGAGAATGAAGGGCAACAGGCGCTAGTCATATGATACCAGGGGGGTTATCACTGCAGGGCTTGGATGGTATGAAAGCTTCTGCTTGTTGCGCTAAAATGAGTAAATGCAGCTGATTATTTAATTGAATCATCTTAAGATGAATATGGTTCATCATCCATATAATCGAATGCATATAATGGAATGGTGATCGTTTGTTAGACAATATAATGTTTG
Encoded here:
- the slc38a11 gene encoding putative sodium-coupled neutral amino acid transporter 11, which encodes MAQELNNAEGITLIHPEKDASEPRSSMISASFNFINSIIGSGIIGLPYALNQAGLPFGLLLLVVVAFITDYSIILLIKGSNLSGTHSYQSLVQSTFGFPGFLVLSGLQFLYPFIAMISYNITTGDTLTKVFQRIPGVGPDHILAERHFVILLSTLAFTLPLSLYRNIEKLGKVSFLSMVLTFTILIIVIIRAATLGPQILPTENSWAFAKWNAIQAVGIMSFAFICHHNSFLIYGSLEQPTLANWSRVTHVSVASALIISAAFAVGGYTTFTGYTQGDIFENYCKNDNLATFGRFCFGLSIITTFPLECFVTREVVSNVICSRDLSKAEHVAITLLIVSVCTSVSLAFDCLGVVLELNGILCAIPLIFIIPSACFLKLSTGRWFQGENLIPSILILIGLFVMITGLIMSGLYPQDCSHGVEMFYCADANVSGTVPPV